The Gloeomargarita sp. SKYB120 genome has a segment encoding these proteins:
- a CDS encoding glycosyltransferase: protein MWAITGGCHYTQGCNFFTTQCGCCPQLNSTQKNDLSYWLWQRKKRAWRHFQPVIVTPSTWLADAVKRSPLLGHCEIKIIPNGIDTERYRVIPQSVARQVLQLPQDKKIVLTGGVSLLKESHKGWDLFCKAAQILKTQMGILWVIFGQQEAPGLEELPVRCLGTLTDDIALALAYSAADVMVVPSRQEAFGQVATEAMACGTPVVGFAGTGVQDIVDHQVNGYLAPPFDPQHLAQGIAWVLQQGTALRESARQKVERWFSLPVVVQQYLNLYRSLSSVSS, encoded by the coding sequence ATGTGGGCAATTACAGGAGGATGTCACTACACGCAAGGATGCAATTTTTTTACTACCCAATGTGGCTGTTGTCCCCAGTTAAACAGCACCCAGAAAAATGATTTATCCTACTGGCTATGGCAACGAAAAAAGCGGGCATGGCGTCATTTTCAACCAGTGATTGTTACGCCAAGTACGTGGCTGGCTGATGCAGTGAAACGGAGTCCCCTCCTGGGACATTGCGAAATAAAAATTATCCCCAATGGTATAGATACTGAGCGCTATCGAGTCATTCCCCAATCGGTTGCTCGGCAGGTCCTGCAATTGCCTCAGGACAAAAAAATTGTCTTAACTGGTGGCGTTAGTTTACTGAAAGAATCGCATAAAGGTTGGGATTTATTCTGCAAAGCAGCGCAAATCCTTAAGACTCAGATGGGTATCCTATGGGTAATTTTTGGGCAACAAGAAGCGCCAGGGTTAGAAGAATTGCCTGTTCGTTGCCTTGGCACCTTAACCGATGATATTGCTCTAGCGCTGGCCTACAGTGCTGCGGATGTCATGGTAGTACCGTCGCGGCAGGAAGCCTTTGGTCAAGTGGCAACAGAAGCAATGGCTTGTGGGACGCCAGTGGTGGGGTTTGCCGGAACAGGGGTGCAGGACATTGTGGACCACCAGGTGAACGGTTATCTGGCCCCGCCGTTCGACCCACAGCATCTTGCCCAAGGCATTGCGTGGGTGTTGCAGCAGGGAACCGCATTGCGGGAATCGGCCAGGCAAAAGGTGGAGCGCTGGTTCAGTCTCCCTGTGGTTGTCCAGCAGTACCTGAACTTGTACCGTTCCCTCAGCTCGGTTTCTTCTTAG
- the yidC gene encoding membrane protein insertase YidC, whose amino-acid sequence MDLFGTNFLSNNLMLPILDFFYGMVPSYGLAIVALTLVVRMALAPISAGQIRNMRRMKVAQPVMQKRVREIQERYKNDPAKQQEEMAKVYQEFGNPLAGCLPLILQLPILFALFATLRGSPFADVSYPVELEIVPRDQIVQSQPLNFQSHSIYVKPGLHYSIGVVSTAGNKLQVGDETVLDFRTPDGRSLASIIQEVNNPDLTPRWTVKNGAELVELSTENGQTQLKALKPGKVSLVGVVPGLAANEGFLFISALGQVGAVDSNGTIHWDTLILVAIFATSTYISQMITSQGDVIKNPQQDQVNKSLPLILAVMFLFFPLPAGVLMYMVIANLFQTVQTFILSREPLPEHLQKIVDEQKRMLAAQAEKLPFERNRPKKKPS is encoded by the coding sequence ATGGACCTGTTCGGCACCAACTTTCTTTCCAACAACCTCATGCTCCCCATCCTGGACTTTTTTTACGGGATGGTGCCGAGCTACGGGCTGGCGATTGTGGCGCTGACGCTAGTGGTACGGATGGCCTTAGCGCCGATCAGTGCCGGGCAGATCCGCAATATGCGGCGGATGAAAGTGGCCCAGCCAGTGATGCAAAAACGGGTCCGGGAAATCCAGGAGCGCTATAAAAATGACCCGGCGAAACAACAGGAAGAAATGGCCAAAGTCTATCAGGAATTTGGCAATCCCCTGGCTGGTTGCCTGCCCTTGATTTTGCAATTGCCGATCCTGTTTGCCTTGTTTGCGACGCTGCGGGGGTCGCCCTTTGCCGATGTGTCCTACCCGGTGGAATTGGAAATCGTCCCGCGCGACCAAATTGTGCAGTCTCAACCCCTCAACTTCCAATCCCACAGCATCTACGTCAAACCTGGCTTGCACTATTCCATTGGCGTTGTCAGCACGGCGGGGAATAAGCTCCAGGTGGGCGACGAGACTGTTCTCGATTTCCGCACCCCAGATGGCCGTAGTTTGGCAAGCATTATCCAAGAGGTGAATAACCCCGATCTCACTCCCCGTTGGACGGTCAAAAACGGCGCTGAACTGGTGGAACTCAGCACCGAAAATGGCCAAACGCAGCTCAAAGCCCTCAAGCCAGGGAAGGTTTCCCTGGTGGGCGTGGTGCCAGGTCTAGCGGCGAATGAAGGCTTTTTATTCATCTCGGCGCTGGGGCAAGTGGGGGCCGTCGATAGCAACGGCACGATTCATTGGGATACGCTGATTCTTGTGGCCATTTTTGCCACGAGTACTTACATCAGCCAAATGATCACCAGCCAGGGGGATGTCATCAAAAATCCCCAGCAGGATCAAGTGAATAAATCCCTGCCCCTGATTTTGGCGGTGATGTTTCTCTTTTTCCCCCTACCCGCCGGCGTCTTGATGTACATGGTGATTGCCAACCTGTTTCAAACGGTGCAGACCTTTATCCTGTCGCGGGAACCATTGCCGGAACACCTGCAAAAAATTGTGGACGAGCAGAAGAGAATGCTGGCAGCTCAGGCGGAAAAACTCCCCTTTGAACGGAATCGGCCTAAGAAGAAACCGAGCTGA